A single region of the Govania unica genome encodes:
- a CDS encoding PHA/PHB synthase family protein → MDDGPTPFTFPDAQDFNDNWLKIAAHSQTLISQFLSSNDAYLQQANLDPMAVGRAFLEMTNRVLTSPQHLADSHITLWQDYMKLWQNATLRMMGGTPDPVIEPEQGDKRFRDSEWTENQVYDFIKQSYLLSARWMQGVVQSAGGDEEHDSRKLDFFTRQFIDAISPSNFALTNPEVMRETLASGGDNLVKGLQNLLDDLGRGQGKLNISQTDLEAFAIGENIATTPGQVIFRNELIELIQYEPATKTVYKRPLLVLPPWINKYYILDLKPQNSLVKWLTEQGYTTFIISWRNPDVRHAAFGFDDYMRLGPLAALDVIEQITGEKSVHALGYCIGGTLLACTLAWLEATGAAARIPAATFFVSQVDFSEAGELKLFVDDEQIANMQATMDEKGFLDGHTMATTFNMLRSNDLIWSFVINNYLMGKDPFPFDLLYWNSDSTRVTRAAHEFYLREMYQNNNLVKPGKVEMNGVAIDLSQIKIPIYIQAAETDHICPYNSVYKATQIYSGDCRFVLAGSGHIAGVVNPPSANKYYHYTNDTLPQTAREWLHDATRHPGSWWPDWHQWSAPKCGKKIPARTPANALEPAPGSYVKTRYG, encoded by the coding sequence ATGGATGACGGACCAACACCCTTTACTTTCCCCGATGCTCAGGACTTCAACGACAACTGGCTTAAAATCGCCGCCCACAGTCAAACGCTGATCTCCCAGTTTCTGTCCTCGAACGATGCCTATCTCCAACAGGCCAATCTCGACCCCATGGCGGTCGGCCGCGCCTTCCTCGAAATGACCAACCGGGTCCTCACCTCCCCACAGCATCTGGCCGACAGCCACATTACCCTGTGGCAGGACTATATGAAGCTGTGGCAGAACGCGACCCTGCGCATGATGGGCGGCACCCCCGACCCGGTGATCGAGCCGGAGCAGGGCGACAAACGCTTCCGCGACAGCGAATGGACCGAAAATCAGGTCTATGACTTCATCAAGCAGTCTTATCTTCTAAGCGCGCGCTGGATGCAGGGCGTCGTCCAATCGGCGGGCGGCGACGAAGAACACGACTCCCGCAAGCTCGATTTCTTCACGCGCCAGTTCATCGACGCCATCAGCCCCTCGAACTTCGCCCTGACCAACCCCGAAGTGATGCGTGAGACCCTCGCATCCGGCGGCGACAATCTGGTCAAAGGGCTGCAAAATCTGCTGGATGACCTCGGCCGCGGCCAAGGCAAGCTCAACATCAGCCAGACCGACCTTGAGGCCTTCGCCATCGGGGAAAACATCGCCACCACGCCCGGACAGGTCATTTTCCGCAACGAACTGATCGAGCTCATTCAATATGAACCGGCCACCAAAACAGTCTATAAACGCCCACTGCTGGTCCTACCGCCCTGGATCAACAAATATTACATCCTTGACCTGAAGCCGCAAAATTCACTGGTCAAATGGCTGACCGAACAGGGGTACACCACTTTCATCATTTCCTGGCGCAACCCCGATGTCCGCCATGCCGCCTTCGGCTTCGACGATTATATGCGGCTTGGCCCCCTCGCCGCCCTTGATGTCATCGAACAGATCACCGGCGAAAAATCCGTGCATGCCCTTGGCTATTGCATCGGCGGCACGCTCCTTGCCTGCACGCTCGCCTGGCTCGAAGCCACCGGCGCGGCCGCCCGCATCCCCGCCGCCACCTTTTTCGTCAGCCAGGTGGATTTCTCCGAAGCCGGAGAGCTCAAGCTTTTCGTCGATGACGAGCAGATCGCCAATATGCAGGCGACCATGGACGAAAAAGGCTTTCTCGATGGCCATACCATGGCCACGACCTTCAACATGCTGCGCTCGAACGACCTCATCTGGTCCTTCGTCATCAACAATTATCTGATGGGCAAGGACCCGTTCCCGTTCGATCTGCTGTACTGGAACAGCGATTCAACCCGCGTCACCCGCGCGGCCCATGAATTTTACCTGCGCGAGATGTATCAGAACAACAATCTGGTGAAACCCGGCAAGGTCGAAATGAACGGCGTCGCCATCGACCTCAGCCAGATCAAGATTCCAATCTATATCCAGGCCGCCGAGACCGACCATATCTGCCCCTATAACTCGGTCTATAAAGCGACCCAGATCTATAGTGGCGATTGCCGCTTCGTGCTCGCCGGATCAGGCCATATCGCCGGCGTCGTCAACCCGCCCTCGGCCAATAAATATTACCATTACACCAACGATACCCTTCCCCAAACCGCTAGGGAATGGCTCCACGACGCCACCCGCCACCCCGGCTCCTGGTGGCCCGACTGGCACCAATGGTCCGCCCCCAAATGCGGCAAAAAAATCCCCGCCCGCACCCCAGCCAACGCACTGGAACCAGCGCCGGGAAGCTATGTAAAAACCAGATATGGCTGA